A window of Cohnella herbarum contains these coding sequences:
- a CDS encoding helix-turn-helix domain-containing protein, whose amino-acid sequence MIFGEKLKNERKNKGWSQEELAEKLFVSRQSVSKWENGQNYPSIEIIIKVSDLFGVTIDELLRSDEELTKKVISDGKKLAYPRLKGFFDVLFLAGVILLAVKLGILLLNKITPLDITLIGGKFLWNFGPLILMVGAGIGSGILKEKYKQD is encoded by the coding sequence ATGATATTCGGAGAGAAGTTAAAAAACGAGCGAAAGAACAAAGGATGGTCCCAAGAAGAATTGGCTGAAAAGCTTTTCGTAAGCCGACAATCCGTCTCGAAATGGGAGAACGGCCAGAACTATCCGAGCATCGAGATCATTATTAAAGTGAGCGATCTCTTCGGCGTAACCATTGATGAATTATTAAGGAGCGATGAGGAGCTGACCAAGAAGGTGATAAGCGATGGCAAGAAGTTGGCCTATCCGAGATTAAAAGGATTTTTCGATGTTTTGTTTTTAGCCGGTGTTATTCTGCTAGCGGTAAAACTGGGAATCCTCCTTCTGAACAAAATAACTCCTCTGGACATTACATTGATCGGTGGAAAGTTTTTATGGAATTTTGGACCGTTGATTTTAATGGTCGGCGCAGGAATCGGTTCCGGTATCCTTAAAGAAAAGTATAAACAGGACTAA